The sequence GCCTAATGGCGGCCAGCGCCGGCCAGGAGCCCAAATCCGACCAGCCCACGTCCAACGGCAGCACGATACCCCGGGGGGTGCCCCCCGCTTCCCCGGCCAGCTTTTCCATCACGGCGTAATCGATGGAATCGCTCGGGCATTTCAGAAACGATGCTTTGTCCACCCGCACGAACTCGGCATCCCGTCGGCTGCCGTCGCAGGCCGCCCGGCAGGCCCGCAGGATGTCGGGCCGATGCCGGTCGATCGCCTCCAGCCAGGTTCCCGCGCGCAGGATGAAGATGCCGCTGTTCCACAGATACTCGCCGGAGGCCAGATACTCCTCGGCGGTGAGCGTATCGGGCTTTTCCGTGAAGCCGCCCAGGACGAAGGCGTGGTTTCCGCAGGCCGCGCCGCGGCGAATGTAGCCGAAGCCGGTCTCCGGTTTGGTCGGCACGATGCCGAAAGTCACGATGCCGCCCTCCGCAGCCAGCGCGACCGCATCCCGCAGCCGCTGCCGAAACCCCTCCACATCGGCCACGTAATGGTCCGAGGGCAGCACCACCAGGATCGGATCGCCCCCCTCCTCCAGCGCCAATAGCGCGGCTAGGGTCAGGGCTGGAGCGGTGTTCCGCCCAGCCGGCTCCAGCACGATCAGTCCCCGCTCGACCCCCGCCTGGTGCAACTGTTCCGCCACCAAGAACCGGTGCATCTCGTTGCACACCACCAGCGGCGGCAGGATTTCGAAGGCGTCCTGGACCTGCCAGTGGACGATGCGGGATACCGTGTCCTGGAACAGAGTCGTGCCCTCGGTGAAGGATAAAAACTGCTTAGGATAGGCTTCCCGGGAGAACGGCCAGAGCCGGGTTCCCGATCCTCCCGACAGCACGACGGCTCGAATGGTGGTTTTGGTGTCCATGGCGTACCTAGGTAGCGTTGCCCGAGTTGCGGGTGATGGTGGCCGAGTATATCCGAAACCCGAGCCCCATTCAGTCACCGCACGGGGGAGCCGTTGCCGACCGGAGCAACCCCGCGATCAGTTCGCTCACCCGCGCGAGGGCGCCACGGTTTTCCTCCACGAAGCGCCGGCCCTTGGCGCCGAGCTCGGTGCGCCGTTCCGGCTCGGCGAGCAAGCGGGCGGTCCAATGGGCCAATTCCGTGGCATCCCGGACCGGGATGGCGCCGCCGC is a genomic window of Candidatus Methylocalor cossyra containing:
- a CDS encoding mannose-1-phosphate guanylyltransferase/mannose-6-phosphate isomerase, translated to MDTKTTIRAVVLSGGSGTRLWPFSREAYPKQFLSFTEGTTLFQDTVSRIVHWQVQDAFEILPPLVVCNEMHRFLVAEQLHQAGVERGLIVLEPAGRNTAPALTLAALLALEEGGDPILVVLPSDHYVADVEGFRQRLRDAVALAAEGGIVTFGIVPTKPETGFGYIRRGAACGNHAFVLGGFTEKPDTLTAEEYLASGEYLWNSGIFILRAGTWLEAIDRHRPDILRACRAACDGSRRDAEFVRVDKASFLKCPSDSIDYAVMEKLAGEAGGTPRGIVLPLDVGWSDLGSWPALAAIRPSDNDGNVMVGDVFAKDTRNSLLYSQSRFLAAVGLSDLVVIETSDAVLVAHKDCAQDVKAITDHLKRTERSEHVYHSRVHRPWGDYESIGFGSRYQVKRLTIKPGASLSLQLHHHRAEHWIVVKGTARVVRGDESFLLTENESTFIPLGVKHRLENPGAIPLEIIEVQSGSYLGEDDIVRFEDRYNRLESS